A stretch of the Oceanicola sp. D3 genome encodes the following:
- a CDS encoding ABC transporter ATP-binding protein translates to MLDQAATDAFVEFERVQKSYDGETLVVKDLNLSMPKGEFLTMLGPSGSGKTTCLMMLAGFETATHGEIKLDGKPINNIPPHKRGIGMVFQNYALFPHMTVAENLAFPLEVRKIGASEREKKVKRALDMVQMGEFGGRRPAQLSGGQQQRIALARALVFEPELVLMDEPLGALDKQLREHMQFEITRLAHELGITTVYVTHDQTEALTMSDRVAVFDDGRIQQLAPPDQLYEAPQNSFVAQFIGENNTLEGVVKELNGDIATIKLDGAETMIEAKAVNVSKVGDRTRVSIRPERVETNPERLQDDAHTLSAEVLEFIYMGDIFRTRLKVAGNENFIVKTRNAPDVARMQKGQTVKIGWLPEDCRALDA, encoded by the coding sequence TTGCTAGATCAGGCCGCCACCGACGCTTTCGTAGAGTTCGAACGCGTCCAGAAAAGCTACGACGGCGAAACGCTTGTCGTGAAAGATCTTAACCTCTCGATGCCGAAGGGCGAGTTTCTGACGATGCTCGGACCATCGGGCTCAGGCAAGACGACCTGCCTGATGATGCTCGCGGGCTTCGAGACTGCAACGCACGGGGAAATCAAGCTCGACGGCAAGCCGATCAACAACATCCCGCCGCATAAACGCGGCATCGGGATGGTGTTTCAGAACTACGCGCTGTTTCCGCATATGACCGTGGCCGAAAATCTCGCCTTCCCGCTGGAAGTGCGCAAGATCGGTGCGTCGGAGCGTGAGAAGAAGGTGAAGCGCGCTCTGGACATGGTGCAGATGGGCGAGTTCGGCGGGCGTCGCCCGGCGCAGCTTTCGGGCGGTCAGCAACAGCGGATCGCGCTGGCACGCGCACTGGTGTTCGAGCCGGAGCTGGTGCTGATGGACGAACCGCTCGGCGCGCTCGACAAGCAGCTGCGCGAGCACATGCAGTTCGAGATCACCCGGCTGGCGCATGAGCTTGGCATCACCACCGTTTACGTGACGCACGACCAGACCGAGGCGCTCACCATGTCTGACCGGGTGGCGGTGTTCGACGATGGCCGCATCCAGCAGCTGGCTCCGCCCGATCAGCTCTATGAGGCCCCGCAAAACAGCTTCGTTGCGCAGTTCATCGGTGAAAACAACACGCTGGAAGGCGTGGTGAAAGAGCTGAACGGCGATATCGCCACGATCAAGCTCGATGGCGCCGAAACCATGATCGAGGCCAAGGCGGTGAACGTCAGCAAGGTGGGCGATCGCACCCGCGTTTCGATCCGCCCCGAGCGGGTAGAGACCAACCCCGAGCGCCTGCAGGACGACGCCCATACGCTCAGCGCCGAGGTGCTGGAGTTCATCTACATGGGTGACATCTTCCGCACGCGTCTCAAGGTTGCTGGCAACGAGAACTTCATCGTGAAAACCCGCAACGCGCCCGATGTGGCACGGATGCAGAAGGGCCAGACCGTCAAGATCGGCTGGCTCCCCGAGGATTGCCGCGCGCTCGACGCTTGA
- a CDS encoding RidA family protein yields MSATITRHNPAAMPDSTALGYAQISVVEPGRMAFVSGQVAALPGGAAVPEGLKAQTEAAVANCAAALDALGAEPADIAMMRIYVVGLDDAAMGECFPTVLGFLNGVTPSITGIGVAALAGADLLIEIEMVVRVPG; encoded by the coding sequence ATGAGCGCAACGATCACCCGCCACAACCCCGCCGCCATGCCTGACAGCACCGCACTTGGCTATGCCCAGATCTCGGTGGTCGAGCCGGGGCGCATGGCTTTTGTCTCCGGCCAGGTCGCCGCCCTGCCCGGCGGTGCCGCGGTGCCTGAGGGGCTGAAGGCGCAAACCGAGGCCGCCGTGGCCAATTGCGCCGCCGCGCTGGACGCGCTGGGGGCCGAACCGGCGGATATAGCCATGATGCGCATCTATGTTGTCGGCCTTGATGATGCGGCCATGGGGGAGTGCTTTCCCACCGTGCTGGGCTTTCTCAACGGTGTGACCCCCTCGATAACCGGCATCGGCGTGGCCGCGCTTGCCGGGGCCGATCTGCTGATCGAGATCGAGATGGTGGTGCGCGTGCCCGGCTGA
- a CDS encoding threonine ammonia-lyase — MTLTADLIRTTRDAIAADTVRTPLVRAARLSMQLGFDLYLKLENLQHTNAFKARGALAKLLTLSEAERAAGVIACSAGNHAQGVAYHATRLGIPSVIVMPEGTPFNKVKRTGDFGAEVVLHGTSFDESVQFTLDLAASRGLTFIHPFDDPIVAAGQGTVALEMLEQNPALDAIVVPIGGGGLIAGMATAARAVKPEIEIVGAQAEPFNAVKAAIDGTAPHTLGSTLAEGIAVRAPSPANIEVIRANVDRIELATEAEIEDAVFDLLSHEKLVAEGAAGAGLAVLKAHAGDYAGKQVGLVLCGGNIDSRLLSTLILRGLVRDGRITRLIFKLDDRPGQLADIARIIGDAGANVVEVIHQRMMQSVALKQAELEVVIEARDATHVEEITGALRDAGFALRVGSEAL, encoded by the coding sequence ATGACGCTGACCGCCGACCTCATCCGCACCACCCGCGATGCCATCGCCGCCGATACCGTGCGCACCCCGCTGGTGCGCGCGGCCCGGCTTTCCATGCAGCTTGGCTTCGACCTCTACCTGAAGCTGGAAAACCTTCAGCACACCAATGCCTTCAAGGCGCGGGGCGCACTGGCCAAGCTGCTGACGCTTTCGGAAGCGGAGCGGGCGGCGGGTGTAATCGCCTGTTCGGCGGGCAATCACGCACAGGGCGTTGCCTATCACGCCACCCGGCTGGGCATCCCCTCGGTGATCGTCATGCCCGAGGGCACTCCCTTCAACAAGGTAAAGCGGACCGGCGATTTCGGCGCCGAGGTGGTGCTGCACGGCACGAGCTTTGACGAAAGCGTGCAGTTCACCCTCGATCTGGCCGCCTCCCGTGGCCTCACCTTCATCCACCCTTTCGATGACCCGATCGTCGCCGCCGGGCAAGGCACCGTGGCGCTAGAAATGTTGGAGCAGAACCCGGCGCTGGATGCCATCGTGGTGCCGATCGGTGGGGGCGGGTTGATTGCGGGCATGGCCACGGCGGCGCGGGCGGTAAAGCCCGAAATCGAGATTGTCGGCGCACAGGCAGAGCCCTTCAACGCGGTGAAAGCCGCCATCGACGGCACCGCGCCGCACACGCTGGGCTCCACCCTTGCCGAGGGCATTGCCGTGCGCGCGCCCTCCCCCGCCAATATCGAAGTCATCCGCGCCAATGTCGACCGGATCGAACTGGCCACCGAGGCCGAGATCGAAGACGCGGTGTTTGACCTGCTGAGCCACGAAAAGCTGGTGGCCGAGGGGGCCGCCGGGGCTGGCCTTGCCGTGCTGAAGGCCCATGCCGGCGATTACGCGGGCAAGCAGGTGGGCCTTGTTCTCTGCGGTGGCAATATCGACAGCCGCCTGCTCTCCACCCTCATCCTGCGCGGCCTCGTGCGCGATGGGCGCATCACCCGGCTGATCTTCAAACTTGATGACCGCCCGGGCCAGCTTGCTGACATCGCCCGCATTATCGGCGATGCCGGGGCCAACGTGGTGGAGGTGATCCACCAGCGGATGATGCAGAGTGTCGCGCTCAAACAGGCCGAGCTTGAAGTGGTGATCGAGGCCCGCGATGCGACCCATGTGGAAGAGATCACCGGGGCGCTGCGAGACGCGGGGTTTGCCCTGCGTGTCGGCTCCGAGGCGCTTTAG
- the aroQ gene encoding type II 3-dehydroquinate dehydratase, producing the protein MAKRIYILNGPNLNLLGKRQPEIYGHETLADVVAACVKVAGDVPIRDAQSNHEGGLVDLIHEAREDGLGIVLNAGAYTHTSVAILDALNTFEGPVMEVHISNVHQREAFRHHSYISARADGIIVGCGTQGYELAVQRILRMTGKG; encoded by the coding sequence ATGGCGAAGCGCATCTACATTCTGAACGGGCCCAACCTGAACTTGCTGGGCAAGCGGCAGCCCGAGATCTACGGCCATGAGACCCTCGCCGATGTGGTGGCGGCCTGTGTGAAGGTGGCGGGCGATGTGCCGATCCGCGACGCGCAGTCCAACCATGAGGGCGGGCTTGTCGACCTGATCCACGAAGCGCGCGAAGACGGGCTTGGGATTGTGCTGAACGCCGGGGCCTATACCCACACTTCCGTGGCCATCCTCGATGCGCTCAACACCTTTGAGGGCCCGGTGATGGAGGTGCATATCTCCAATGTTCACCAGCGCGAGGCCTTTCGGCATCACAGTTACATCTCGGCGCGCGCCGACGGCATTATCGTGGGCTGCGGCACGCAGGGCTATGAGCTGGCGGTGCAGCGCATCTTGCGGATGACGGGCAAGGGCTGA
- a CDS encoding serine/threonine-protein kinase, with translation MASDEQENSKPDSQKTVISTAAPTGVAIGTQIMGTFEITEHIATGGMGEVYRGFNIHTEEPVAIKIVLAALAHDEKILSLFQKEATVLGRLHHDAIVRYMLFTVDPGIQRACLVMEFVEGRSLADYYAEEGSMPVEDVKTMMRRVASGLQKAHDLGVVHRDLSPDNVVIQDGMISHTKIIDFGIAKSANFGGGTLLGGQFAGKYGYVSPEQLGRFKGVIEGTSDIYSLALVAAAACRGEPIDMGDSPAEAVERRMDVPDLSGVHDELRPLLEMMLSPDPANRPESMAKVLEFLDNPAAVGAGAVAPTAMPGPDPSLPPQQSVPPQYGSQPPQSIPPQHSLPPSGEATVISQPPAYAFTTPPQQSMPPQSVPPQDAGAGAGTDSPFPGPVPPQHTGVGSTLPPDQTVPPPQPAKKGKGGLIAALLAVVLVGGGGTGAYFAGLIPGLKPDDGTTTGGGGTTTDNGAGTTTGCGTTVRFDENGNPIDDCDEDVAVNDTDTDPATPTPNTDPDTPDPDTDPDTPDPDTPDPDTDPDTPDPDTDPDTPDPDTDPDTPDPDTPDPDTPPETPPLNGGGIAAIDDTLDPKEGTVIAEEEQQEENNGEIDFGTIGRMIAWVRDYSTPRCVHVGIRSAVPTDFEIEGYATSVDPFWELLTEFRDEFGTEPKIGVRLVDDSQCAVVTFVKNLTRSEARAPALKLDRDVLKAGDPIRGTIDLIEGRSITLFLVDSRGGAYNLTSRLKPQDDGTATFALALRPQGADDREIVPYLMLAIASNSKIGSADTQAGTPTNSLMPIIQAEIRQRGPEEENAASAALGYFRFDDNAE, from the coding sequence ATGGCCAGCGACGAGCAGGAAAACTCGAAGCCCGACAGCCAGAAGACTGTCATCAGCACGGCGGCTCCGACCGGCGTGGCCATTGGCACGCAGATCATGGGCACCTTCGAGATCACCGAGCACATTGCCACGGGTGGCATGGGCGAGGTCTATCGCGGCTTCAACATCCACACCGAGGAGCCGGTCGCGATCAAGATCGTGCTGGCCGCACTGGCGCATGACGAAAAGATCCTGAGCCTGTTCCAGAAGGAGGCCACCGTTCTGGGCCGCCTCCATCATGACGCCATCGTGCGTTACATGCTCTTCACCGTGGATCCGGGCATTCAGCGTGCCTGCCTTGTGATGGAATTCGTCGAGGGGCGGTCGCTGGCGGATTACTACGCCGAAGAGGGCTCGATGCCCGTCGAGGACGTGAAGACGATGATGCGCCGGGTCGCCTCGGGCCTGCAAAAAGCGCATGACCTCGGCGTTGTTCACCGCGATCTCTCGCCCGACAACGTGGTCATCCAAGACGGGATGATCAGCCACACCAAGATCATCGACTTCGGCATCGCCAAATCGGCCAATTTCGGGGGCGGCACCCTGCTGGGTGGGCAGTTCGCCGGTAAATACGGCTATGTCAGCCCCGAGCAACTCGGTCGTTTCAAAGGCGTGATCGAGGGCACCTCCGACATCTACAGCCTCGCGCTGGTGGCCGCTGCCGCGTGCCGTGGCGAGCCGATCGACATGGGCGACAGCCCCGCCGAGGCTGTCGAGCGCCGGATGGATGTGCCAGACCTCTCCGGCGTCCATGACGAGCTGCGCCCGCTGCTGGAGATGATGCTTTCGCCCGACCCGGCCAACCGGCCGGAAAGCATGGCGAAGGTTCTGGAATTTCTCGACAATCCCGCCGCAGTCGGCGCGGGCGCTGTTGCGCCCACTGCCATGCCGGGGCCGGACCCTTCGCTGCCGCCGCAACAATCGGTGCCGCCGCAGTACGGATCGCAGCCGCCGCAGAGCATTCCGCCGCAGCACTCCTTGCCGCCGAGCGGCGAGGCCACGGTTATTTCGCAGCCGCCGGCCTATGCCTTCACCACCCCGCCGCAGCAAAGCATGCCGCCGCAAAGCGTGCCGCCTCAGGATGCGGGCGCTGGCGCGGGCACCGACAGCCCGTTTCCGGGGCCTGTTCCGCCGCAGCACACCGGCGTTGGCTCCACGCTGCCACCCGACCAGACGGTTCCGCCGCCGCAGCCCGCGAAAAAGGGCAAGGGCGGGCTGATCGCGGCCCTGCTGGCCGTGGTCCTTGTTGGCGGTGGCGGCACGGGGGCCTATTTTGCAGGGCTGATCCCCGGGCTAAAGCCGGATGACGGCACCACCACAGGCGGTGGCGGCACGACGACCGACAATGGCGCAGGCACCACCACTGGCTGCGGCACCACCGTGCGGTTTGACGAAAACGGCAACCCGATCGACGATTGTGATGAAGACGTGGCCGTGAACGACACGGACACAGACCCGGCTACCCCGACCCCCAACACCGATCCGGACACGCCCGACCCCGACACCGATCCTGATACCCCGGATCCCGACACGCCCGATCCGGATACGGACCCGGATACGCCTGATCCCGACACGGACCCCGATACGCCCGATCCGGACACCGATCCTGACACCCCGGACCCAGACACGCCGGACCCCGACACGCCCCCTGAAACACCGCCTCTCAACGGCGGTGGGATTGCGGCCATCGACGATACGCTCGACCCGAAAGAGGGCACGGTGATCGCCGAGGAAGAGCAGCAGGAGGAAAACAACGGCGAGATCGACTTTGGCACCATTGGCCGGATGATTGCATGGGTGCGCGACTATTCCACGCCGCGCTGCGTGCATGTCGGTATCCGCTCTGCCGTGCCCACCGATTTCGAGATCGAAGGCTATGCCACTTCGGTTGACCCGTTCTGGGAGCTGCTGACCGAATTCCGCGACGAGTTTGGCACCGAACCCAAGATCGGCGTCCGCCTCGTGGATGACAGCCAATGCGCCGTGGTGACCTTCGTCAAGAACCTCACCCGCTCCGAAGCCCGCGCCCCGGCGCTGAAGCTGGACCGCGACGTGCTGAAGGCGGGCGATCCCATTCGTGGCACCATCGACCTGATCGAAGGGCGCTCGATCACCCTCTTCCTCGTCGACAGCCGGGGCGGGGCCTACAACCTCACCTCGCGCCTTAAGCCGCAGGACGATGGCACCGCAACCTTCGCGCTGGCGCTTCGGCCCCAAGGCGCGGATGACCGAGAGATCGTGCCCTACCTGATGCTGGCGATTGCGAGCAACAGCAAGATCGGCAGCGCCGACACTCAGGCAGGCACGCCCACCAACAGCCTGATGCCGATCATTCAGGCCGAGATCCGCCAGCGCGGGCCGGAAGAGGAAAACGCCGCCTCCGCCGCGCTGGGCTACTTCCGCTTTGATGACAACGCCGAGTGA
- a CDS encoding PP2C family serine/threonine-protein phosphatase: MNAKQFRFETGEISHTGYARDHNEDNLYTYPDGGMWVVADGMGGHHGGDYASGVIVQHLASVGRATSAPDLQARFVERITRANGQIQQHALSQGATIGSTVVSLLVFDQHFACVWSGDSRVYLIRDGQLTQLSRDHTEANELLDRGAITPEEAENWPRKNVITRAIGVHPDVHLDHKYGTLRNRDTFILCSDGLTAHVEDHEILEIARKHQPQKACDMLLDLTLQRGASDNTTVVVVRAFDKTEVTPMTAIFDLPQEGI; the protein is encoded by the coding sequence ATGAATGCAAAGCAGTTCAGGTTCGAGACCGGGGAGATCAGCCATACCGGCTACGCCCGCGACCATAACGAGGATAACCTCTATACCTACCCCGATGGGGGGATGTGGGTTGTGGCCGATGGAATGGGCGGGCACCACGGCGGCGATTATGCCTCGGGTGTGATCGTGCAGCACCTCGCCTCGGTAGGCCGCGCCACCTCTGCACCCGATCTGCAGGCGCGTTTCGTTGAGCGGATCACCCGCGCCAACGGCCAAATTCAGCAGCACGCGCTGAGCCAGGGGGCGACCATCGGCTCAACCGTTGTGTCACTTCTGGTGTTCGATCAGCATTTTGCCTGCGTCTGGTCTGGTGACAGCCGGGTGTATCTGATCCGCGATGGCCAGTTGACCCAACTCAGCCGCGATCACACCGAGGCCAACGAGTTGCTCGACCGGGGGGCGATCACCCCCGAGGAGGCCGAGAACTGGCCGCGCAAGAATGTCATCACCCGTGCCATTGGCGTGCATCCGGATGTGCACCTCGACCACAAATACGGCACGCTGCGCAACCGCGACACGTTCATCCTGTGTTCCGACGGGCTCACCGCCCACGTGGAAGACCACGAAATCCTTGAAATTGCACGGAAGCATCAACCGCAAAAAGCCTGCGACATGCTTCTCGACCTTACCTTGCAACGGGGTGCGTCCGACAATACCACCGTTGTTGTGGTGCGTGCGTTCGACAAGACCGAGGTAACGCCCATGACGGCGATCTTCGATCTGCCGCAAGAGGGGATCTGA
- the tagF gene encoding type VI secretion system-associated protein TagF encodes MPLGLFGKLPAKGDFITRAMPPEVLSFWEGWLEKSMAGAKHHLAGEWGPVYEASPVWRFWIGPGVYGHAMAGALMASVDKVGRQFPLTLVLSGMGPAHPVPPLSDPMEDWYGMLERALLSAKAAHFDGDVDGFLAALPEPNAAPCALGEDRRNAFFAYGEHGLGQMLADVRDHDHQLAAFERSYWWTAGNDYVGPGMIALDGMPDAAGFMAMLRGFGPPARVQQPAAAARPAAAAAATASAGAGAGQTRARETTVPPRDLIGDAEEAEAAAAWGAEASREELAWAAPTDAVDDAWTEANTGDEAESPFDAPEEEWDFPDAGPAEPEPEPEPAPEPEPEPEEDAEEDLFDAGPEPYGIGDTEAGEDVYASLSETDDADEVEAEAEVVPWLDEGVPAEDSADAADEAGEAGEEPEQEVIPWLGDPDDEPGAETPEPEAAEAVAAEDDAPEPEAIGHVVDVSMVSGEDDFEIPGDLPDEAPDAADEASDDEDATPEPADGGEDETPVEAEEGIPGGNGLADAEEDEPAPAGLGEDSPFGAPGDANHDGEGLGQKKSGLRGFFSLRGRGKD; translated from the coding sequence ATGCCCCTCGGCCTCTTCGGAAAACTGCCCGCCAAGGGCGACTTCATCACCCGGGCGATGCCGCCTGAGGTGCTGTCGTTTTGGGAAGGCTGGCTGGAAAAATCCATGGCCGGGGCCAAGCACCATCTGGCGGGAGAGTGGGGCCCGGTTTACGAGGCCAGCCCGGTGTGGCGCTTCTGGATCGGGCCGGGCGTGTATGGGCATGCAATGGCGGGGGCGCTGATGGCCTCTGTCGATAAGGTGGGGCGGCAGTTTCCGCTGACGCTGGTGCTTTCGGGGATGGGCCCGGCGCATCCGGTGCCACCGCTCTCGGACCCGATGGAAGATTGGTACGGAATGCTGGAGCGGGCGCTGCTTTCGGCCAAGGCGGCGCATTTTGATGGCGATGTCGATGGCTTCCTTGCCGCGCTGCCCGAGCCCAACGCCGCGCCTTGTGCGCTGGGCGAGGACCGGCGCAATGCCTTCTTTGCCTATGGTGAGCACGGGCTGGGGCAGATGCTGGCCGATGTGCGCGACCACGATCACCAGCTTGCCGCCTTTGAACGCAGCTATTGGTGGACGGCGGGCAACGACTATGTTGGCCCCGGCATGATCGCGCTGGATGGCATGCCGGATGCGGCGGGCTTTATGGCCATGCTGCGCGGCTTTGGTCCGCCCGCCCGGGTGCAGCAGCCCGCCGCCGCAGCGCGCCCGGCTGCCGCCGCTGCCGCGACCGCCTCCGCCGGGGCAGGTGCCGGCCAAACCCGCGCCCGCGAAACAACCGTGCCGCCCCGCGATCTGATCGGAGATGCCGAAGAGGCCGAGGCCGCCGCTGCATGGGGGGCCGAAGCCTCCCGCGAAGAACTGGCATGGGCCGCGCCCACCGATGCGGTGGACGATGCATGGACCGAGGCGAACACCGGCGACGAGGCCGAAAGCCCCTTTGATGCGCCCGAAGAAGAGTGGGACTTTCCCGATGCCGGGCCTGCCGAGCCGGAGCCCGAACCAGAGCCGGCCCCCGAACCGGAGCCTGAGCCAGAGGAGGACGCCGAAGAAGACCTCTTTGACGCCGGCCCTGAACCCTATGGCATTGGCGACACCGAAGCGGGCGAGGATGTTTATGCCAGCCTGAGCGAAACGGATGACGCGGATGAGGTTGAGGCCGAGGCAGAGGTTGTGCCTTGGCTGGACGAAGGCGTGCCTGCGGAAGACAGCGCCGATGCTGCTGACGAGGCAGGCGAAGCGGGCGAGGAGCCGGAGCAAGAGGTCATCCCTTGGCTAGGCGATCCTGATGACGAGCCGGGCGCCGAAACGCCAGAACCCGAAGCGGCAGAGGCCGTCGCGGCGGAAGACGATGCGCCAGAGCCCGAAGCGATCGGCCACGTGGTCGATGTGTCGATGGTGTCTGGCGAGGATGACTTCGAGATCCCCGGAGATCTGCCCGATGAGGCCCCGGATGCTGCGGACGAAGCCAGCGACGATGAGGACGCCACGCCCGAGCCTGCGGATGGGGGCGAGGACGAAACGCCTGTGGAGGCGGAGGAAGGCATCCCCGGCGGCAACGGCCTTGCCGATGCCGAAGAGGACGAGCCCGCACCCGCCGGTCTGGGCGAAGACAGCCCGTTTGGCGCGCCGGGCGATGCAAACCACGATGGCGAAGGGCTGGGCCAGAAGAAATCCGGTCTGAGGGGGTTCTTCTCCCTTCGCGGGCGCGGGAAGGATTGA